From the Trifolium pratense cultivar HEN17-A07 linkage group LG4, ARS_RC_1.1, whole genome shotgun sequence genome, the window ACTTCCcctaaagaaacaaacaaaaactagTGTGACCAAAATGAAAGCTTTTCATTTCAACTCCAACAACAAACTTTCACTaccaaaagagaaaataaatttcataggAACAAAGAAAATGAAGCAATACATGGACCACAAAGgataaggatacaaatatatatatgcaatgaGTCAAAGGATATACAAAATTCTTCACCAAGGATTATTATTATGTTGTTATTTAGCCAGTTAACTCCATGATGGTGATGTTGGTTTGTAGACCATGTCTTGTGAAGTTGTAGAACCATAGTTCAAGTCAAGGTTATGAAGCTGTTCCATCAACTGTGAACGCCTTTCCTTGAAAAAATCAAGACGGGTCGTTAACTCTACTAATGTTGAAGATGCTACAGATGGATGTCTACCATATTCTCCCACCTGAAACCAATTAATGAATAGTATTTTTCAGATTTATAAGAAAGGTATAAGTTATTGTATTTGTTTACCATAATAAAAATCACCTATCAAAAATGATTTTCACGAGAAGCTACTAAAGACAAGATCGACTTTAATTCTTACCTCTGCTGCCCTTGATGTGGAAGGCACTGAGCCGGAATCAACAACACCGAGCTCATCTACAGACATGCTTGTCGATGCCTCAGTGCTTTTCGAATCACTAGGACTTGAATCTATAAACGGCTTCCGAGATGGTTGCCTACTACCATTACCAGAAGCCAATACTTGTCCTTTGATATTTCTCCAATCATTACCAAGAACACTCTCCTGATGAAATGAAAAGCCAAATTTTGCCTGTGTTATATCGAAGCAAGAGTCCTCAAAACCATAAAGAATATACCATTCACGAGAAATGAACTAATTTTATCACAAAAAAGAACAAACAGTACAAGATGGATCACGAATATTTGCATGTTAATATTTACAAAAGTTGATAGAGGTGAAGATAAAACTACGAGtctatttttataaacaaaccTTTTCATTCcgaattacttttatttttgttttgagaaaTAAGACATACCTCAGTCCTTTGTTTCCTTTCATGATTAACGAAGGCAAGGGTTGAATCAAAATCTTGCTGAAGAAATCTCCTGCATAAGAAAGATAACCTTACATAAGTTCACAAAGTTTTCaaataataacttttttccACGGAACGCTTAAAGATAACCTATGTCTGCATATATACTCACGGCTGAGGAAGATTTTGGGCATGCTGGTATCGATCACTGCCCACATCAGTAAGCGAGCCATAGTGATGCTGTCTTTGCTGATTAAGTTGATGGTGAAGTTCCGCAACCTTTTGCTTCAACCTAGCCACATCAGCTTCAGCAAGTGCAATCTCTTCTAGCTCGGCCTTTGTCTTTATATAAGTAGAATTCGTAAGATTATGTGAACTATGAAAGCAATCAAAAGGGAAGAAAAAAGAGttttataagaataaaatacCTTTGAATCCATGCCACGTGAATTGGAAATTTGTCCCGAAGACATACTCAAACCAACCTCTAATGCAGCTCTAAGATCTCTCTCAGCTTGCAACTGTTCTTGCAATCTTGAAACCTGTTGTTTATGGAGGGACAAAAAAGGTATCAATTATTATGATCTCATTACAAGGCTTGCATAGATTGTAAATACACATGCAAAATTCATATAGAagccatttttattttacaatatttCAAGCAATTTTAAGTCAAGGGTTCAATCAATTTAAAGTAGTAATAAAAGCGAAGGAGTGTCCTAGAAATCGCCTGCAGCGTAGAAAACTGACAGCAAATTGCAGGTCGAAACAGCAAATCAAATAAGTGTCACATTTCATATTGAGAAATATgtaaatatatagaaaatgatTACATCTTGCTCAAGTGCCAAGCGCCGTTCATGAAGAGCTTGTTTCCTTCTCTCTAAGCTTGCTTGTAAAATTGCATTGCCTCTTGCCTAAAATGAAAACGCCAACTCCATTAGAGACATACCATCAACATTATGTGATATGACAAAATAAGCTAGAAAATAAGCATACCTCCTTTGCAATTCTGTGTTGCAAATCATTTTTCGCAATCTCTAGCCTCTGAATAGCAAGCCTGCGAACATCAAAAGTATTATGTTTATACTTTCTCGTGGTAAAATTACAAAGTGAGAAAAAAGCGACGTGTAAAGAAAATCGCATAATCCAAAGAAGtatctaaaaatatttataaactCTATCAAGAATCACATTCTACCAAGGAAAAGATTAGTTCAAAGCTAAGAATCTTACTCCTCTTCTCCAGAAGAATCAACTGATTCCACTGACGGTGACTTCCTTGGCTGTTTAAATCAGAAAAATTATCAGATGCTAAATATTGAAGGTAGGACCACAACTAGAAAACTAGGCAGCAAATACTAGTTTTGATCCACTGCAAACATATTATGATATTAAGTGTCTGTTGcaaattataaaaaagtgattttgatattcaataatttagagattaattttgaAAACATAGAAGCTATTGTGTTTGTTTACCATAATGAAAACCAGTCTTGAAAAAAAGCAGTTATCGAAAAAAAATTCAAGCGAAGCTACATAAAACAGCTTCTAATTTGAAGttgtttttagaattttttttttccactttcatttaaaaaaaattctataataaACGGATTAAAACTCCTAAAAGAGATTATTCAAAAAGAAATGTAACAAACAGGCCCTATGTCAGCATAACTTAATTGCCAGCTCATAGCAAGCGTATTATTAATGTCGCATAAAAGTCTCTTGCAACAAATGTTTCAAACAGAAAAAATAGAATTGTCCCTAAATCTAATAACAACGCGCATTCTATATTCACAATGTGAGTTTATGTCACCTATAAAGTTGTTAGAAAATAAATGGTCAAAATGATAACAAACTCACATTGCTCCTTCCCCAGAACGAAGACCGCTTAGTACTACTGAAGCTAGTGCCACCACTAGCTTTACTAGTTTGCTTTCCCGAACCTGATTGCGTCTCAATCACAGGTAAATGGTTGCCGGGGTCCATTGAAGATAAAATCTCACCCATGGAACGGTAAGATTCAGTGGAAGGCAACACAATTGGCGGATCCATCTCATCAACTGAGTTCTCATTGCCCTTTCTTTGCTTGCTTTTATCCTCAGAGAGATGGATATCAGGAACAGCATTTAGATTTGAATTTTCAGCCTTCGCATGATTACTAGTCGATGATCCAACGTCGGAATCATCTCCTCCAAATGCCTGCTGCAGGGGCAtacaaaaaattagtaaaagtGAACAGAAGTGGAATACTTAGGGCCAGTTTGGATCGACTCATTTGAGCTTATCTCCTGACATAAGCACCAGTGtaggagagcttatggaaacaacttatgacacgTCCATACGcatttttcaacttatttccataagctcacAAAGATAGCTTATGACAACAGATTATAGCTTATATATACACAGTTTGActgtattttatctttttattatagaaataacttatgcatTAGCACGTATGTTATGAGCTCTTATGttataagcgcttaattaagttgtttatccaaacaagatcTTATTTTGGTTTGATAATAAAAAGACATCAGACACAGGATTATAATAAGGGATGAAATAGGATGCGGCAGAAGATAACCTTGTAATCATAAAGATCGCTGCCAGCATAACCACTACTTTCGCTTAATTTTCCACTGTGAACACGGTCAGCATCATCATCTGTCTCTTGATCATTTTCATTCTCTGCATCATGGTAACCATTTTCTTTCACATCTATATTATCATCATCGGTCGAATCTTCAGTCCCGCTGTTTTCAACTCGAGAATCAGCTGAAATGGAACATCTCTGTATATTTTCTTCCTGAAAACATCAGATAGAAATTAGGCTCTATAGATAACAAATACAAAAGCAATTAATCAAAAGAATACAGGTTGGTTGAGAATTTCATACATCAAATACATTTTCGTACTCCTCCAACAAAGTGGTAATAATTGCTTGAGCGTTATTTGCGGCATTAGCGGCAGCAAGAAGCTGAGCGGAACTATCACCACTAGCATCAAACTCGTCCTCCAATTCACATTCTCCAGCTAACAGAGGCCGTAAGAGCAAGGGTGCCATGCATGCAGCAACAGCAGAAGCAGTCATCCTATTCTCATTAGAATGAGAAGCAATCGTGTGCATCATCTTCAAAATTCTGTGAAGGTAAGATAACAACAAGTACATAAGTTTCACAGAAACTGAGGAGAACATGAGATGTATTTTCTAGAGCCTTTtggcagagagagagagaggagagagaggagagagagagagagagagagagagagataggaCCTTTGTAACAAACGTCGATTTGGCTCTGGAAAGGTCTCCAATATAGCACAGCGCATTGCATTAATCCTAGCTTCCTTGCGATcaatttctaataaaataaaaatagtaacaatGATATCAACTTCCATAAGTATAAATACTAGATCATAGACAATATGCAGTAAAGTTGACGTTTGAGGTGAGGGGAAAAAGGTAAGATTCCAAAATGAAAGTCTAGGACATAACAACACATTTGGCCTTTCGGTTTTTACCAAATCCTTCATGATAAAAATCGCTGTATAAAAAAGACACATTTTGCTTATATGAATTCATTCACTAGAACAAAAGGTGTCTTTCCCACATATACAACAACACATTAGAGAAATCGCACTAAAACGATGAGCACAGTCTAGAAATTGTGCAGAAAAGGCGCAATATATTTCTAGTACCTACAAGAATAGTTCTTGCCACGATTTATTTATCCATAACAAACATTGATAATATTTCCAAGTCCATTCCATAATTCTAATCACATGACTAATCTAGGTTGTctcaaaataagtatttttgtTAACATAGAGTGGAATCATGTTAGGAACTTGCTACTTTATTAGAAAGAATAGGAAAAACTACGTCACACTCAGGACAAAACATCTAGAGCATGACCCAAGTGGCCCGATAACAGGTCAAATTGATCTTGGATacactctgataccatcttaaattttgaatttggactaactcatccttacaaaccAATTTGTTAGGTGAGAGATGTCGCCCACTTATGAACATCTTTCAAGCCATATCACACTGAACGTGGAATTTTGAACAGCAACCTAATAGCTAATTCGGTTATCTAACAAATCATAAGAACCAATATAAAGAGTGAAACCAAACAGAAGAATCCGCAACATTTCATAAGACTAACCATTTATTCTTAAAAAGCATATTGTTATAAAGGAAATAAACAAAAAGCTAAACTTACTATAAGCCTCCAACAAAGCAGTGCAGCATGAAGCTGGAACTGGAGAAGAGGGAAGTTCCCTTAGAACATGCTGTAAATTAACCAAGTGGAAAGTAATTCAATAAAATGCATAATCTCACATTTTTTATTCGATGACCAATTATCAAAACTAGTATTAATACCTTAACACAGTCACCAACAACATGGGCATCTTCATCTGCATCAAACTCGACCTTTCCTGGAAATATCAGTAAAAATAAGGCACTCGTCGTAAGTTTCATATTGCATACGGCATTTAAGAAATTTGTTACTACTTACTACCTTGCTCATATTCTTGAACTCTTCGATCTACTTCCTCAACGTCTGCAGACTGCCGCAGTATTCCTTCAATTTTAGTTCCTGCAAAAACATGTTTCTTGCATTTAACAGTGTTTGTCGATTGCAGTATGATCATCATGTACTGGGAGCTCTTTTTTTCACTCTTACCATATTTCTCTAGAAACCGAAGAGCTTTTTCAAGGAAAGATGGACCTCCGTCAATATCTTCCAATGCTAACAGAATCGGTCTTCCAACAACCAACGACTTAACAGGACGCTTGTCTCTCCCTGGAAGCACGAgaagaaatatagtgaaaatgACTTAAACAAGCTGTTTGCTATATCTATATAAAAAACTACAATAACAAAAATATGCACAAACCAATATgtatttttcagcttatttcccaTAAGCTCTacaggatagcttatgaaaacggtttgaatttattttatttttcattgcaTAAATACcctatacataagcacttatatgataagcttTTATGTTATAAGTGCTTAATTAGGTTGTTTATATAAACAAGGCCATATAGAAAACATTAGTTTATCAGCTTAAAAACAAGTAAACAAGATTCAATTAATGACGAGTACGAACATTGATGGAAAGACCCTTCGATGGAATCGGTTGTATCATTCCTGAAAATCCCATTGTGTCCCATAACAAGGGCGGCACTTGGTGCTTGTGCAAGGGCTTGTTCAAGAGCTGTTTTCCATTCGAACAAGTCTTCTGACGTCTCCGCCTTAAGGGTGAACGCTCGACCATCGCGCCCATCTGGAAATAATACTGTGAGCAGCTTTTTGTCTTCTCTAACAACAAcactgaaaaataaaattcacaattttaaaacaaatcatcaaaatttaaaaccacagcaaaataacaaattaagcTACTAAACATACCTCCCTGAGTTGTTTAAGTCAATACCGCCTAATGTCAGGTTTACTTCCCCACCTCTCTGTGGAAGGGCACTCTACATAATCAATCAAAGAAAATTCAGTCGAAGATGATGGAAGAAGTAATTCCAATGTACTGATTAAAACACGAAAGCAccaaataagttaaaaa encodes:
- the LOC123924708 gene encoding rho GTPase-activating protein 7-like isoform X4, whose translation is MSASLAAFERPRPGASNTVFKSGPLFISSKGIGWKSWKKRWFILTRTSLVFFKNDPSALPQRGGEVNLTLGGIDLNNSGSVVVREDKKLLTVLFPDGRDGRAFTLKAETSEDLFEWKTALEQALAQAPSAALVMGHNGIFRNDTTDSIEGSFHQWRDKRPVKSLVVGRPILLALEDIDGGPSFLEKALRFLEKYGTKIEGILRQSADVEEVDRRVQEYEQGKVEFDADEDAHVVGDCVKHVLRELPSSPVPASCCTALLEAYKIDRKEARINAMRCAILETFPEPNRRLLQRILKMMHTIASHSNENRMTASAVAACMAPLLLRPLLAGECELEDEFDASGDSSAQLLAAANAANNAQAIITTLLEEYENVFDEENIQRCSISADSRVENSGTEDSTDDDNIDVKENGYHDAENENDQETDDDADRVHSGKLSESSGYAGSDLYDYKQAFGGDDSDVGSSTSNHAKAENSNLNAVPDIHLSEDKSKQRKGNENSVDEMDPPIVLPSTESYRSMGEILSSMDPGNHLPVIETQSGSGKQTSKASGGTSFSSTKRSSFWGRSNPRKSPSVESVDSSGEEELAIQRLEIAKNDLQHRIAKEARGNAILQASLERRKQALHERRLALEQDVSRLQEQLQAERDLRAALEVGLSMSSGQISNSRGMDSKTKAELEEIALAEADVARLKQKVAELHHQLNQQRQHHYGSLTDVGSDRYQHAQNLPQPRFLQQDFDSTLAFVNHERKQRTEAKFGFSFHQESVLGNDWRNIKGQVLASGNGSRQPSRKPFIDSSPSDSKSTEASTSMSVDELGVVDSGSVPSTSRAAEVGEYGRHPSVASSTLVELTTRLDFFKERRSQLMEQLHNLDLNYGSTTSQDMVYKPTSPSWS
- the LOC123924708 gene encoding rho GTPase-activating protein 7-like isoform X1, with product MSASLAAFERPRPGASNTVFKSGPLFISSKGIGWKSWKKRWFILTRTSLVFFKNDPSALPQRGGEVNLTLGGIDLNNSGSVVVREDKKLLTVLFPDGRDGRAFTLKAETSEDLFEWKTALEQALAQAPSAALVMGHNGIFRNDTTDSIEGSFHQWRDKRPVKSLVVGRPILLALEDIDGGPSFLEKALRFLEKYGKSEKKSSQYMMIILQSTNTVKCKKHVFAGTKIEGILRQSADVEEVDRRVQEYEQGKVEFDADEDAHVVGDCVKHVLRELPSSPVPASCCTALLEAYKIDRKEARINAMRCAILETFPEPNRRLLQRILKMMHTIASHSNENRMTASAVAACMAPLLLRPLLAGECELEDEFDASGDSSAQLLAAANAANNAQAIITTLLEEYENVFDEENIQRCSISADSRVENSGTEDSTDDDNIDVKENGYHDAENENDQETDDDADRVHSGKLSESSGYAGSDLYDYKAFGGDDSDVGSSTSNHAKAENSNLNAVPDIHLSEDKSKQRKGNENSVDEMDPPIVLPSTESYRSMGEILSSMDPGNHLPVIETQSGSGKQTSKASGGTSFSSTKRSSFWGRSNPRKSPSVESVDSSGEEELAIQRLEIAKNDLQHRIAKEARGNAILQASLERRKQALHERRLALEQDVSRLQEQLQAERDLRAALEVGLSMSSGQISNSRGMDSKTKAELEEIALAEADVARLKQKVAELHHQLNQQRQHHYGSLTDVGSDRYQHAQNLPQPRFLQQDFDSTLAFVNHERKQRTEAKFGFSFHQESVLGNDWRNIKGQVLASGNGSRQPSRKPFIDSSPSDSKSTEASTSMSVDELGVVDSGSVPSTSRAAEVGEYGRHPSVASSTLVELTTRLDFFKERRSQLMEQLHNLDLNYGSTTSQDMVYKPTSPSWS
- the LOC123924708 gene encoding rho GTPase-activating protein 7-like isoform X5, with the protein product MSASLAAFERPRPGASNTVFKSGPLFISSKGIGWKSWKKRWFILTRTSLVFFKNDPSALPQRGGEVNLTLGGIDLNNSGSVVVREDKKLLTVLFPDGRDGRAFTLKAETSEDLFEWKTALEQALAQAPSAALVMGHNGIFRNDTTDSIEGSFHQWRDKRPVKSLVVGRPILLALEDIDGGPSFLEKALRFLEKYGTKIEGILRQSADVEEVDRRVQEYEQGKVEFDADEDAHVVGDCVKHVLRELPSSPVPASCCTALLEAYKIDRKEARINAMRCAILETFPEPNRRLLQRILKMMHTIASHSNENRMTASAVAACMAPLLLRPLLAGECELEDEFDASGDSSAQLLAAANAANNAQAIITTLLEEYENVFDEENIQRCSISADSRVENSGTEDSTDDDNIDVKENGYHDAENENDQETDDDADRVHSGKLSESSGYAGSDLYDYKAFGGDDSDVGSSTSNHAKAENSNLNAVPDIHLSEDKSKQRKGNENSVDEMDPPIVLPSTESYRSMGEILSSMDPGNHLPVIETQSGSGKQTSKASGGTSFSSTKRSSFWGRSNPRKSPSVESVDSSGEEELAIQRLEIAKNDLQHRIAKEARGNAILQASLERRKQALHERRLALEQDVSRLQEQLQAERDLRAALEVGLSMSSGQISNSRGMDSKTKAELEEIALAEADVARLKQKVAELHHQLNQQRQHHYGSLTDVGSDRYQHAQNLPQPRFLQQDFDSTLAFVNHERKQRTEAKFGFSFHQESVLGNDWRNIKGQVLASGNGSRQPSRKPFIDSSPSDSKSTEASTSMSVDELGVVDSGSVPSTSRAAEVGEYGRHPSVASSTLVELTTRLDFFKERRSQLMEQLHNLDLNYGSTTSQDMVYKPTSPSWS
- the LOC123924708 gene encoding rho GTPase-activating protein 7-like isoform X3 — encoded protein: MSASLAAFERPRPGASNTVFKSGPLFISSKGIGWKSWKKRWFILTRTSLVFFKNDPSALPQRGGEVNLTLGGIDLNNSGSVVVREDKKLLTVLFPDGRDGRAFTLKAETSEDLFEWKTALEQALAQAPSAALVMGHNGIFRNDTTDSIEGSFHQWRDKRPVKSLVVGRPILLALEDIDGGPSFLEKALRFLEKYGKSEKKSSQYMMIILQSTNTVKCKKHVFAGTKIEGILRQSADVEEVDRRVQEYEQGKVEFDADEDAHVVGDCVKHVLRELPSSPVPASCCTALLEAYKIDRKEARINAMRCAILETFPEPNRRLLQRILKMMHTIASHSNENRMTASAVAACMAPLLLRPLLAGECELEDEFDASGDSSAQLLAAANAANNAQAIITTLLEEYENVFDEENIQRCSISADSRVENSGTEDSTDDDNIDVKENGYHDAENENDQETDDDADRVHSGKLSESSGYAGSDLYDYKAFGGDDSDVGSSTSNHAKAENSNLNAVPDIHLSEDKSKQRKGNENSVDEMDPPIVLPSTESYRSMGEILSSMDPGNHLPVIETQSGSGKQTSKASGGTSFSSTKRSSFWGRSNPRKSPSVESVDSSGEEELAIQRLEIAKNDLQHRIAKEARGNAILQASLERRKQALHERRLALEQDVSRLQEQLQAERDLRAALEVGLSMSSGQISNSRGMDSKTKAELEEIALAEADVARLKQKVAELHHQLNQQRQHHYGSLTDVGSDRYQHAQNLPQPRFLQQDFDSTLAFVNHERKQRTEESVLGNDWRNIKGQVLASGNGSRQPSRKPFIDSSPSDSKSTEASTSMSVDELGVVDSGSVPSTSRAAEVGEYGRHPSVASSTLVELTTRLDFFKERRSQLMEQLHNLDLNYGSTTSQDMVYKPTSPSWS
- the LOC123924708 gene encoding rho GTPase-activating protein 7-like isoform X2, translated to MSASLAAFERPRPGASNTVFKSGPLFISSKGIGWKSWKKRWFILTRTSLVFFKNDPSALPQRGGEVNLTLGGIDLNNSGSVVVREDKKLLTVLFPDGRDGRAFTLKAETSEDLFEWKTALEQALAQAPSAALVMGHNGIFRNDTTDSIEGSFHQWRDKRPVKSLVVGRPILLALEDIDGGPSFLEKALRFLEKYGKSEKKSSQYMMIILQSTNTVKCKKHVFAGTKIEGILRQSADVEEVDRRVQEYEQGKVEFDADEDAHVVGDCVKHVLRELPSSPVPASCCTALLEAYKIDRKEARINAMRCAILETFPEPNRRLLQRILKMMHTIASHSNENRMTASAVAACMAPLLLRPLLAGECELEDEFDASGDSSAQLLAAANAANNAQAIITTLLEEYENVFDEENIQRCSISADSRVENSGTEDSTDDDNIDVKENGYHDAENENDQETDDDADRVHSGKLSESSGYAGSDLYDYKQAFGGDDSDVGSSTSNHAKAENSNLNAVPDIHLSEDKSKQRKGNENSVDEMDPPIVLPSTESYRSMGEILSSMDPGNHLPVIETQSGSGKQTSKASGGTSFSSTKRSSFWGRSNPRKSPSVESVDSSGEEELAIQRLEIAKNDLQHRIAKEARGNAILQASLERRKQALHERRLALEQDVSRLQEQLQAERDLRAALEVGLSMSSGQISNSRGMDSKTKAELEEIALAEADVARLKQKVAELHHQLNQQRQHHYGSLTDVGSDRYQHAQNLPQPRFLQQDFDSTLAFVNHERKQRTEESVLGNDWRNIKGQVLASGNGSRQPSRKPFIDSSPSDSKSTEASTSMSVDELGVVDSGSVPSTSRAAEVGEYGRHPSVASSTLVELTTRLDFFKERRSQLMEQLHNLDLNYGSTTSQDMVYKPTSPSWS
- the LOC123924708 gene encoding rho GTPase-activating protein 7-like isoform X7; this encodes MSASLAAFERPRPGASNTVFKSGPLFISSKGIGWKSWKKRWFILTRTSLVFFKNDPSALPQRGGEVNLTLGGIDLNNSGSVVVREDKKLLTVLFPDGRDGRAFTLKAETSEDLFEWKTALEQALAQAPSAALVMGHNGIFRNDTTDSIEGSFHQWRDKRPVKSLVVGRPILLALEDIDGGPSFLEKALRFLEKYGTKIEGILRQSADVEEVDRRVQEYEQGKVEFDADEDAHVVGDCVKHVLRELPSSPVPASCCTALLEAYKIDRKEARINAMRCAILETFPEPNRRLLQRILKMMHTIASHSNENRMTASAVAACMAPLLLRPLLAGECELEDEFDASGDSSAQLLAAANAANNAQAIITTLLEEYENVFDEENIQRCSISADSRVENSGTEDSTDDDNIDVKENGYHDAENENDQETDDDADRVHSGKLSESSGYAGSDLYDYKAFGGDDSDVGSSTSNHAKAENSNLNAVPDIHLSEDKSKQRKGNENSVDEMDPPIVLPSTESYRSMGEILSSMDPGNHLPVIETQSGSGKQTSKASGGTSFSSTKRSSFWGRSNPRKSPSVESVDSSGEEELAIQRLEIAKNDLQHRIAKEARGNAILQASLERRKQALHERRLALEQDVSRLQEQLQAERDLRAALEVGLSMSSGQISNSRGMDSKTKAELEEIALAEADVARLKQKVAELHHQLNQQRQHHYGSLTDVGSDRYQHAQNLPQPRFLQQDFDSTLAFVNHERKQRTEESVLGNDWRNIKGQVLASGNGSRQPSRKPFIDSSPSDSKSTEASTSMSVDELGVVDSGSVPSTSRAAEVGEYGRHPSVASSTLVELTTRLDFFKERRSQLMEQLHNLDLNYGSTTSQDMVYKPTSPSWS
- the LOC123924708 gene encoding rho GTPase-activating protein 7-like isoform X6, with product MSASLAAFERPRPGASNTVFKSGPLFISSKGIGWKSWKKRWFILTRTSLVFFKNDPSALPQRGGEVNLTLGGIDLNNSGSVVVREDKKLLTVLFPDGRDGRAFTLKAETSEDLFEWKTALEQALAQAPSAALVMGHNGIFRNDTTDSIEGSFHQWRDKRPVKSLVVGRPILLALEDIDGGPSFLEKALRFLEKYGTKIEGILRQSADVEEVDRRVQEYEQGKVEFDADEDAHVVGDCVKHVLRELPSSPVPASCCTALLEAYKIDRKEARINAMRCAILETFPEPNRRLLQRILKMMHTIASHSNENRMTASAVAACMAPLLLRPLLAGECELEDEFDASGDSSAQLLAAANAANNAQAIITTLLEEYENVFDEENIQRCSISADSRVENSGTEDSTDDDNIDVKENGYHDAENENDQETDDDADRVHSGKLSESSGYAGSDLYDYKQAFGGDDSDVGSSTSNHAKAENSNLNAVPDIHLSEDKSKQRKGNENSVDEMDPPIVLPSTESYRSMGEILSSMDPGNHLPVIETQSGSGKQTSKASGGTSFSSTKRSSFWGRSNPRKSPSVESVDSSGEEELAIQRLEIAKNDLQHRIAKEARGNAILQASLERRKQALHERRLALEQDVSRLQEQLQAERDLRAALEVGLSMSSGQISNSRGMDSKTKAELEEIALAEADVARLKQKVAELHHQLNQQRQHHYGSLTDVGSDRYQHAQNLPQPRFLQQDFDSTLAFVNHERKQRTEESVLGNDWRNIKGQVLASGNGSRQPSRKPFIDSSPSDSKSTEASTSMSVDELGVVDSGSVPSTSRAAEVGEYGRHPSVASSTLVELTTRLDFFKERRSQLMEQLHNLDLNYGSTTSQDMVYKPTSPSWS